A region from the Variovorax paradoxus genome encodes:
- a CDS encoding SMI1/KNR4 family protein — protein sequence MNDVQFSLEELATLREHGVVLFAGRVIFEAQPPMSAQRIPAIEALCAGPLPEALAALWRQTAGGRLDYDLSLPMNGNAESISWSELFWDGSDGYRDLQGWIEHEQELAEEAAKEEGRPWSGKLTHLPFGGFEYLDRVYAVVEPGPEHGRIVAWKHGLPPAWTHALHEDSVSTVAPDLRGAFAALHLDEDPLAPTGDYFSGQALLQYLDDRHQDHGLDLDLMDKLVAFYCRAVVDWRTPLAEGTLRRLPAIARAALHHAIGTDNAELVAELAAAGVSFDGPHEGSALATDVAIAQGAFAAAMALVRAGAPVARDALGNVDGQISPELTSALLANGAEPGVAAIVKCAACGAPASAHLIADACAQAGIDVPPAFVIERDATLAELEATLLEVREGTHGHYLGAEGLAERIEHLQAFRL from the coding sequence ATGAACGATGTCCAGTTCTCGCTCGAAGAGCTTGCTACCTTGCGCGAGCATGGCGTGGTCCTGTTCGCAGGCCGCGTGATCTTCGAGGCCCAGCCGCCCATGTCCGCGCAGCGGATCCCCGCCATCGAAGCGCTGTGCGCCGGCCCGCTTCCCGAGGCGCTGGCCGCGCTGTGGCGGCAAACGGCAGGCGGCCGGCTCGACTACGACCTGTCGCTGCCGATGAACGGCAACGCGGAATCCATCAGCTGGTCAGAACTGTTCTGGGACGGCAGCGACGGCTATCGCGACCTGCAGGGCTGGATCGAGCATGAACAGGAACTGGCCGAAGAGGCCGCCAAGGAAGAAGGCCGCCCATGGAGCGGCAAGCTCACGCACCTGCCCTTCGGCGGCTTCGAATACCTCGACCGCGTCTACGCGGTGGTGGAGCCCGGCCCCGAGCACGGACGCATCGTCGCGTGGAAGCACGGGCTGCCGCCGGCGTGGACGCATGCGCTGCACGAAGACAGCGTGAGCACCGTCGCGCCCGACCTGCGCGGCGCCTTCGCGGCGCTGCACCTGGACGAGGACCCGCTGGCGCCCACCGGCGACTATTTCTCGGGCCAGGCGCTGCTGCAATACCTCGACGACCGGCACCAGGACCACGGCCTGGACCTCGACCTGATGGACAAGCTGGTGGCCTTCTATTGCCGCGCGGTGGTCGACTGGCGCACGCCGCTGGCCGAAGGAACGCTGCGCCGGCTGCCGGCCATCGCGCGTGCTGCGCTGCACCACGCCATTGGCACCGACAACGCGGAACTGGTGGCCGAACTCGCGGCCGCGGGGGTGAGCTTCGACGGCCCGCACGAGGGCAGCGCGCTGGCCACCGACGTGGCCATTGCCCAGGGCGCCTTCGCCGCGGCCATGGCGCTGGTGCGCGCGGGCGCGCCGGTGGCGCGCGACGCCTTGGGCAACGTCGACGGCCAGATTTCGCCGGAGCTCACGAGTGCGCTGCTCGCCAACGGGGCGGAACCCGGCGTGGCGGCCATCGTCAAATGCGCGGCCTGCGGCGCGCCCGCCAGCGCGCACCTGATCGCCGATGCATGCGCACAGGCCGGCATCGATGTGCCGCCCGCCTTCGTCATCGAGCGCGATGCGACGCTGGCCGAACTCGAAGCCACGCTGCTCGAGGTGCGGGAAGGCACGCATGGCCACTACCTGGGTGCCGAAGGCCTGGCCGAACGCATCGAGCACCTGCAGGCCTTCAGGCTCTGA
- a CDS encoding DUF6587 family protein, with the protein MTQQLIVGLIVAAAAFYAVWRWMPAGWRRSAAHKLAAGTQRAGLVDPERAEQLAASLAKTSGCGSCDSCGSCGPKTPGPKPESEKAGHGPLPTRSR; encoded by the coding sequence ATGACACAGCAACTGATCGTCGGATTGATCGTCGCGGCCGCCGCGTTCTACGCGGTCTGGCGCTGGATGCCTGCGGGCTGGCGGCGCAGCGCCGCGCACAAGCTCGCGGCCGGCACGCAACGTGCCGGGCTGGTCGACCCGGAGCGCGCCGAGCAGTTGGCGGCCTCGCTCGCCAAGACCTCGGGCTGCGGCTCCTGCGACAGCTGCGGCAGCTGCGGTCCCAAGACGCCCGGCCCCAAACCCGAATCCGAAAAAGCCGGCCACGGCCCGCTGCCCACGCGCAGCCGCTGA
- the kynU gene encoding kynureninase yields MTTLADCRALDAQDPLRALRDQFTLPEGVIYLDGNSLGVLPKAAPARIAEVVAKEWGEGLIRSWNTASWFDLPQRLGDKVARLIGAAPGEVVCTDSTSVNLYKVLFAALSQQKDSGRKLVVSERSNFPTDLYIAESLCRERGFTLKLIEAGELQGPDSVLTGEVAVLMLTHVNYRTGAMHDMKAITAAAHAAGALTVWDLAHSAGAVPVALNDSNADYAIGCGYKYLNGGPGAPAFAWVHTRHAGKFEQPLSGWWGHAAPFEFTPHYRPAPGVGRYLCGTQPVIALAGLECGLDTVLAAESFNDTNGAMAALRSKSLALTDLFIALVEERCAGQDLALVTPREHARRGSQVCLSRDEGAYAIVQALIARGVIGDYRAGDSQMPDILRFGFTPLYLGFEDVWNAVEHLVQVLETGEWRRAEFNRKNAVT; encoded by the coding sequence ATGACGACCCTTGCCGATTGCCGCGCGCTCGACGCGCAAGACCCGCTGCGCGCCCTGCGCGACCAATTCACTCTGCCGGAAGGCGTGATCTATCTCGACGGCAACTCGCTCGGCGTGCTCCCCAAGGCCGCCCCCGCACGCATCGCCGAAGTGGTGGCCAAGGAATGGGGCGAGGGCCTGATCCGTTCGTGGAACACCGCCAGCTGGTTCGACCTGCCGCAGCGCCTGGGCGACAAGGTGGCGCGGCTGATCGGCGCCGCGCCCGGCGAAGTGGTGTGCACCGACAGCACCTCGGTCAACCTCTACAAGGTGCTGTTCGCGGCGCTTTCGCAGCAGAAAGACAGCGGGCGGAAACTGGTGGTCAGCGAGCGCAGCAACTTCCCGACCGACCTCTACATTGCGGAGTCGCTGTGCCGCGAGCGCGGCTTCACGCTCAAGCTGATCGAGGCGGGCGAACTGCAAGGTCCGGATTCGGTGCTGACCGGCGAAGTGGCCGTGCTGATGCTCACGCACGTCAACTATCGCACCGGCGCCATGCACGACATGAAAGCCATCACCGCCGCCGCGCATGCCGCCGGCGCGCTCACGGTGTGGGACCTGGCGCACAGCGCGGGCGCCGTGCCGGTTGCGCTCAACGACAGCAACGCCGACTACGCGATCGGCTGCGGCTACAAATACCTGAACGGCGGCCCCGGTGCGCCGGCCTTCGCCTGGGTGCATACGCGGCATGCGGGCAAGTTCGAGCAGCCGCTGTCGGGATGGTGGGGCCACGCCGCGCCTTTCGAGTTCACGCCGCACTATCGCCCCGCCCCGGGCGTGGGCCGCTATCTCTGCGGCACGCAGCCGGTGATCGCGCTGGCGGGGCTGGAATGCGGCCTCGACACCGTGTTGGCCGCCGAATCATTCAACGACACGAACGGCGCCATGGCCGCGCTGCGCAGCAAGTCGCTCGCGCTCACCGACCTGTTCATCGCACTGGTGGAGGAGCGCTGCGCCGGCCAGGACCTCGCGCTTGTCACGCCGCGTGAGCACGCGCGCCGCGGCTCGCAGGTGTGCCTGAGCCGTGACGAAGGCGCCTACGCCATCGTGCAGGCGCTGATCGCGCGCGGCGTGATCGGCGACTACCGCGCCGGCGATTCGCAGATGCCCGACATCCTGCGCTTCGGCTTCACGCCGCTGTACCTCGGCTTCGAGGATGTGTGGAACGCGGTCGAGCATCTGGTGCAGGTGCTCGAGACGGGCGAGTGGCGGCGCGCTGAATTCAACCGCAAGAATGCAGTGACATGA
- the argF gene encoding ornithine carbamoyltransferase, with translation MTTATTPNAIRHYLQFSDFTADEYAYLFDRMAIIKKKFKTYEKHQPLTDRTLAMIFEKASTRTRVSFEAGMYQLGGSVVHLTTGDSQLGRAEPIEDSAKVISRMVDLVMIRTYEQTKIDTFAAHSRVPVINGLTNEFHPCQILADIFTYIEHRGSGAAGGDALSCLKGKTVAWVGDGNNMANTWLQAAEILGFTVHVSTPSGYEVDQSIAGIRSGDSYKVFKDPMEACRGADLVTTDVWTSMGYESENEARRKAFADWCVDEDMMRIAQPDALFMHCLPAHRGEEVQAEVIDGPQSVVWDEAENRLHAQKALMEFLLLGRL, from the coding sequence ATGACGACCGCCACCACACCCAACGCCATCCGCCACTACCTGCAGTTCTCGGACTTCACGGCCGACGAATACGCCTACCTCTTCGATCGCATGGCGATCATCAAGAAGAAGTTCAAGACCTACGAGAAGCACCAGCCGCTGACCGACCGCACGCTGGCCATGATCTTCGAGAAGGCCAGCACGCGCACGCGCGTGAGCTTCGAGGCCGGCATGTACCAGCTCGGCGGCAGCGTGGTGCACCTGACCACCGGCGACAGCCAGCTCGGCCGCGCCGAGCCCATCGAGGACAGCGCCAAGGTCATCAGCCGCATGGTCGACCTCGTGATGATCCGCACCTACGAGCAGACCAAGATCGACACCTTCGCCGCGCACTCGCGCGTGCCGGTGATCAACGGGCTGACCAACGAGTTCCACCCCTGCCAGATCCTCGCGGACATCTTCACCTACATCGAGCACCGCGGGTCAGGCGCCGCCGGAGGCGACGCACTTTCCTGCCTCAAGGGCAAGACCGTGGCCTGGGTCGGCGACGGCAACAACATGGCCAACACCTGGCTGCAGGCGGCCGAGATCCTCGGCTTCACGGTGCACGTGAGCACGCCCAGCGGCTACGAGGTCGACCAGTCGATTGCCGGCATCCGCTCGGGCGACAGCTACAAGGTCTTCAAGGACCCGATGGAAGCCTGTCGCGGCGCTGACCTCGTCACCACCGACGTCTGGACCAGCATGGGCTACGAGTCCGAGAACGAGGCCCGCCGCAAGGCCTTTGCCGACTGGTGCGTCGACGAGGACATGATGCGCATCGCCCAACCCGACGCCCTCTTCATGCACTGCCTGCCCGCGCACCGCGGCGAGGAAGTGCAGGCCGAGGTCATCGACGGACCGCAGTCGGTGGTGTGGGACGAGGCCGAGAACCGGCTGCATGCGCAGAAGGCGCTGATGGAATTTCTGCTGCTGGGCAGGCTCTGA
- the kynA gene encoding tryptophan 2,3-dioxygenase, producing MSTEKSTDKSPEKIVHEEKAQLDFSASMSYGDYLHLDEILNAQHPLSPAHDEMLFIVQHQTSELWMKLMLHELRAATACIAEEKLADAFKMLARVSRIMEQLVSAWTVLSTMTPPEYTAMRPYLANSSGFQSAQYRCIEFALGNKNAAMLKPHAHRADLLAQVDAAYRAPSLYDESLRLLARHGLPVPADRLERDWTQPYEASDGVEAAWLTVYRNPHDHWDLYQLGEKLTDLEDAFRLWRFRHVTTVERVIGFKRGTGGTGGVSYLRKMLDVVLFPEIWRLRTDL from the coding sequence ATGAGCACCGAAAAGAGCACGGACAAGAGTCCCGAGAAGATCGTCCACGAGGAAAAGGCGCAGCTGGATTTCAGCGCGTCGATGAGCTATGGCGACTACCTGCATCTGGACGAGATCCTCAACGCGCAGCATCCGCTCTCGCCCGCGCATGACGAGATGCTGTTCATCGTGCAGCACCAGACCAGCGAACTCTGGATGAAGCTGATGCTGCACGAACTGCGCGCCGCCACCGCCTGCATCGCCGAGGAGAAGCTGGCCGACGCCTTCAAGATGCTCGCGCGCGTGAGTCGCATCATGGAACAGCTGGTGAGCGCATGGACCGTGCTCTCGACCATGACGCCGCCCGAGTACACGGCAATGCGCCCCTACCTCGCCAACTCCAGCGGCTTCCAGAGCGCGCAGTACCGCTGCATCGAGTTCGCGCTCGGCAACAAGAACGCCGCCATGCTCAAGCCCCATGCCCATCGGGCCGACCTGCTGGCGCAGGTGGATGCGGCCTACCGCGCGCCTTCGCTCTATGACGAGTCGCTGCGCCTGCTCGCGCGCCACGGCCTGCCGGTACCCGCCGACCGGCTGGAGCGCGACTGGACCCAGCCGTATGAAGCCAGCGACGGTGTGGAAGCGGCCTGGCTCACGGTGTACCGCAACCCGCACGACCACTGGGACCTGTACCAGCTCGGCGAGAAACTCACCGACCTGGAAGACGCCTTCCGCCTCTGGCGCTTTCGCCACGTGACCACGGTCGAGCGCGTGATCGGCTTCAAGCGCGGCACGGGCGGAACGGGCGGCGTGAGCTACCTGCGCAAAATGCTCGATGTGGTGCTGTTCCCCGAAATCTGGAGGCTGCGCACCGATCTGTGA
- the murJ gene encoding murein biosynthesis integral membrane protein MurJ, producing MSLLKSASTVSLLTLASRITGLVRDVLFASVFGVSALTDAFNVAFRIPNLFRRVFGEGAFSQAFVPVLAARKTEAGQEGAKALIDHVATLLTWALVVVCVAGVAGAPLLVWAMASGLAGFDAAVVMTRWMFPYIGFMSFVALAGGILNTWRKFAVPAASPVLLNIALILAIVVGAPLFRRYGIEPIYAQCVGVLVGGVLQLAIQIPALRALGLTPRIGASFKALGDAWRDPTTRQVLKLMLPALLGVSVAQISLLINTQIASHLAVGSVTWVSNADRLMEFPTAMLGVALGVVLMPQLAGARAAKDDARYSSLLDLGLRLVVLLSAPCAIALLLFAKPLVAVLFHNGAYQGEDVQRTTVALMGYGVGLIGLVAIKVLAPGYYARQDTRTPMLIAVGVLVLTQVLNFFLVPVLQHAALTLTIAIGALVNAIWLLVGLIRRGSYKPEPGWGKFALQVLAGVLVLAALLAWGSRHFDWIGLRDQRFLRIGLLAALIAGGALLYFAVLTAVGVRLRSFMRR from the coding sequence GTGTCCCTGCTCAAATCCGCTTCCACCGTATCCCTGCTGACGCTCGCTTCGCGGATCACGGGCCTCGTGCGCGACGTGCTTTTTGCCTCGGTGTTCGGCGTCAGCGCGCTGACCGACGCGTTCAACGTCGCCTTTCGCATTCCCAACCTGTTCCGCCGGGTTTTCGGCGAAGGCGCCTTCAGCCAGGCCTTCGTGCCGGTGCTCGCGGCGCGCAAGACCGAAGCCGGCCAGGAGGGCGCCAAGGCGCTGATCGACCACGTCGCCACGCTGCTCACCTGGGCGCTGGTGGTGGTCTGCGTGGCCGGCGTGGCCGGCGCGCCGCTGCTGGTATGGGCCATGGCCAGCGGGCTGGCGGGCTTCGACGCGGCCGTGGTCATGACGCGCTGGATGTTCCCCTACATCGGCTTCATGTCGTTCGTGGCGCTGGCGGGCGGCATCCTGAACACCTGGCGCAAGTTCGCGGTGCCGGCGGCCTCGCCGGTGCTGCTCAACATCGCGCTGATCCTGGCGATCGTCGTCGGGGCGCCGCTGTTCCGCCGCTACGGCATCGAGCCGATCTATGCCCAGTGCGTGGGCGTGCTGGTGGGCGGCGTGCTGCAGCTGGCCATCCAGATTCCGGCGCTGCGCGCGCTGGGGCTCACGCCGCGCATCGGCGCGAGTTTCAAGGCGCTGGGCGACGCCTGGCGCGATCCCACCACGCGCCAGGTGCTGAAGCTGATGCTGCCCGCCTTGCTGGGGGTCAGCGTGGCGCAGATCTCGCTGCTCATCAATACGCAGATCGCCTCGCATCTCGCGGTCGGCAGCGTGACCTGGGTGAGCAATGCCGACCGGCTGATGGAATTCCCGACCGCGATGCTCGGCGTGGCGCTGGGCGTGGTGCTGATGCCGCAGCTGGCCGGTGCCCGCGCCGCCAAGGACGATGCGCGCTATTCGTCGCTGCTCGACCTGGGCCTGCGGCTGGTGGTGCTGCTGTCGGCGCCGTGCGCCATCGCGCTGCTGCTCTTTGCGAAGCCGCTGGTGGCCGTGCTGTTCCACAACGGCGCCTACCAGGGCGAGGACGTGCAGCGCACCACCGTGGCGCTGATGGGCTACGGCGTCGGGCTGATCGGCCTCGTGGCCATCAAGGTGCTCGCGCCCGGCTACTACGCCAGGCAGGACACGCGCACGCCCATGCTGATCGCCGTGGGCGTGCTGGTGCTGACCCAGGTTCTCAATTTCTTCCTCGTGCCGGTGCTGCAGCATGCGGCGCTCACGCTGACCATCGCCATCGGCGCGCTGGTCAATGCGATCTGGCTGCTGGTCGGCCTGATCCGCCGCGGCAGCTACAAGCCTGAACCCGGCTGGGGCAAATTCGCGCTGCAGGTGCTGGCGGGGGTGCTGGTGCTGGCGGCCCTGCTGGCCTGGGGTTCGCGCCACTTCGACTGGATCGGCCTGCGCGACCAGCGCTTCTTGCGCATCGGCCTGCTGGCCGCGCTGATCGCCGGCGGGGCGCTGCTTTATTTTGCGGTGCTCACGGCGGTGGGCGTGCGGCTGCGCAGTTTCATGCGCCGATGA
- a CDS encoding aspartate aminotransferase family protein: MSATAQPTSPHVMNTYGRLPIALSHGQGCRVWDTAGKAYLDGLGGIAVNTLGHNHPELVPALQDQISKLIHSSNYYHVPGQEQLAAKLTELSGLTNAFFCCTGLEANEAALKLARKFGHDKGIERPEIVVYEAAFHGRSIATLSATGNPKVQAGFGPLVEGFIRVPLNDIEALKKATEGNPNVVAVFFETIQGEGGINPMRWDYLKQVRALCDQRDWLMMIDEVQCGMGRTGKWFAHQWAGILPDVMPLAKGLGSGVPIGAVVAGPKAANIFGPGNHGTTFGGNPLAMRAGIETIRIMEEHKLLENAATVGEHLKAALEREIGGLPGVKEIRGQGLMLGIELDRPCGVILNRACDAGLLLSVTADKVIRLVPPLILSIAEADEIVAILAPIVKTFLSEPAAQ; the protein is encoded by the coding sequence ATGAGCGCTACCGCCCAGCCCACCTCGCCCCACGTCATGAACACCTACGGTCGCCTGCCGATCGCGCTGTCGCACGGCCAGGGCTGCCGAGTCTGGGACACCGCGGGCAAGGCCTACCTCGACGGCCTTGGCGGCATTGCCGTGAACACGCTGGGCCACAACCACCCCGAGCTGGTGCCCGCGCTGCAGGACCAGATCAGCAAGCTGATCCACAGCTCCAACTACTACCACGTGCCCGGCCAGGAACAGCTGGCCGCCAAGCTGACCGAGCTTTCGGGCCTGACCAACGCCTTCTTCTGCTGCACCGGCCTGGAGGCCAACGAGGCCGCCCTGAAGCTCGCGCGCAAGTTCGGCCACGACAAGGGCATCGAGCGGCCCGAGATCGTGGTGTACGAGGCCGCGTTCCACGGCCGCAGCATCGCCACCTTGTCGGCCACCGGCAACCCGAAGGTGCAGGCCGGCTTCGGCCCGCTGGTCGAGGGCTTCATCCGCGTGCCGCTGAACGACATCGAGGCGCTGAAGAAGGCCACCGAAGGCAACCCCAACGTGGTCGCCGTGTTCTTCGAGACCATCCAGGGCGAAGGCGGCATCAACCCGATGCGCTGGGACTACCTCAAGCAGGTGCGCGCCCTGTGCGACCAGCGCGACTGGCTCATGATGATCGACGAAGTGCAGTGCGGCATGGGCCGCACCGGCAAGTGGTTCGCGCACCAGTGGGCCGGCATCCTGCCCGACGTGATGCCGCTGGCCAAGGGCCTGGGCTCGGGCGTGCCGATCGGCGCCGTGGTGGCCGGCCCCAAGGCCGCCAACATCTTCGGCCCGGGCAACCATGGCACCACCTTCGGCGGCAACCCGCTCGCGATGCGCGCAGGCATCGAGACCATCCGCATCATGGAAGAGCACAAGCTGCTCGAAAACGCCGCGACGGTGGGCGAGCACCTGAAAGCCGCGCTCGAGCGCGAAATCGGCGGCCTGCCCGGCGTGAAGGAAATCCGCGGCCAGGGCCTGATGCTGGGCATCGAGCTCGACCGCCCCTGCGGCGTCATCCTGAACCGCGCCTGCGACGCCGGCCTGCTGCTGAGCGTGACGGCCGACAAGGTGATCCGCCTCGTGCCGCCGCTCATCCTGAGCATTGCCGAGGCCGACGAGATCGTCGCCATCCTCGCGCCCATCGTCAAAACATTCCTGTCGGAGCCTGCAGCGCAATGA
- a CDS encoding FAD-dependent monooxygenase, with protein MPAHILVVGGGIGGLSAALALSRGRHRVDVFEQAPVFAEIGAGIQMGPNVTRRLAQLGLAEGLEAIAARPDALVVRSAGSGTELARLPLGDAMRERYGAPYFCVHRADLHALLLEAVRARGTGTLVTDARIAQVETSDDLVCISSSGARAWEGEALVGADGLWSVARQRLDVPSAAEPPHATGHTAWRATIEQAALPQALRRHGIDVWLGPRLHAVAYPVRSGAWLNVVVIAESAPAGDARNWNQASSLAALQQATGRSGGALQALLEAMPGWRAWTLSDRPPLASAAEMAHERVALVGDAAHPMVPYLAQGAGMAIEDSVALAEALGQGNAADVPAAFARYAEARWQRNALVQAKARRNGQIFHAAGAVRIGRDLAMRTLGARLLDQPWLYGG; from the coding sequence ATGCCCGCACACATCCTCGTCGTCGGGGGCGGCATCGGGGGGCTTTCTGCTGCGCTGGCACTGTCCCGCGGCCGCCACCGCGTCGATGTCTTCGAGCAGGCGCCCGTGTTCGCTGAAATTGGCGCCGGCATCCAGATGGGCCCCAACGTCACGCGGCGTCTCGCGCAGCTGGGCTTGGCCGAAGGCCTGGAGGCCATCGCCGCGCGACCTGATGCCCTGGTGGTGCGCAGCGCGGGCAGCGGCACCGAACTGGCCCGCCTGCCGCTGGGCGACGCCATGCGCGAGCGCTACGGCGCCCCTTACTTCTGCGTGCACCGCGCCGACCTGCATGCACTGCTGCTCGAAGCGGTGCGCGCCCGCGGCACCGGCACCCTGGTGACCGATGCGCGCATCGCGCAGGTCGAAACCAGCGACGATCTCGTGTGCATTTCGAGCAGCGGCGCCCGCGCCTGGGAGGGCGAGGCACTGGTCGGCGCCGACGGGCTCTGGAGCGTCGCGCGGCAACGCCTCGATGTGCCATCCGCAGCCGAGCCGCCGCACGCCACCGGCCACACGGCCTGGCGCGCGACGATCGAGCAGGCCGCGCTGCCGCAGGCCCTGCGCCGCCACGGGATCGATGTATGGCTCGGCCCGCGCCTGCATGCGGTGGCGTATCCGGTGCGCAGCGGCGCCTGGCTCAACGTGGTGGTGATCGCAGAATCCGCGCCGGCCGGCGACGCGCGCAACTGGAACCAGGCCAGCAGCCTTGCCGCGCTGCAGCAGGCCACGGGCCGCAGCGGAGGCGCCTTGCAGGCGTTGCTCGAAGCCATGCCCGGCTGGCGTGCCTGGACCCTCAGCGACCGTCCGCCGCTGGCCTCCGCGGCCGAGATGGCCCACGAGCGCGTGGCGCTGGTCGGCGATGCCGCGCATCCGATGGTCCCCTACCTGGCGCAGGGCGCAGGCATGGCCATCGAGGATTCGGTGGCACTGGCCGAGGCCTTGGGCCAAGGCAATGCGGCCGATGTGCCGGCCGCCTTCGCGCGCTACGCCGAGGCGCGCTGGCAGCGCAACGCCCTCGTGCAGGCGAAGGCCCGGCGCAACGGGCAGATCTTTCATGCGGCCGGTGCGGTGCGCATCGGCCGCGACCTGGCGATGCGCACGCTGGGCGCGCGGTTGCTGGACCAGCCTTGGCTGTACGGCGGCTGA
- a CDS encoding DUF3579 domain-containing protein, translated as MISPTAKEIFIQGITHDGRTFRPSDWAERLAGVMCSFRPGGAYPGSHLSYSPWCVPTTLNGVKCVVVNRALRDAEPMAWDFCVNFARDNDLQVAEACLVPDVPGAPPKA; from the coding sequence ATGATTTCCCCCACTGCCAAAGAAATCTTCATCCAGGGCATCACCCATGATGGCCGGACTTTCCGACCCAGCGACTGGGCCGAGCGGCTGGCCGGCGTGATGTGCTCTTTCCGGCCCGGCGGCGCCTATCCGGGCAGCCACCTGAGCTATTCGCCCTGGTGCGTGCCGACCACCCTCAACGGGGTCAAGTGCGTGGTGGTGAACCGCGCCCTGCGCGATGCCGAACCCATGGCCTGGGACTTCTGCGTGAACTTCGCGCGCGACAACGACCTGCAGGTGGCGGAGGCCTGCCTGGTGCCTGACGTGCCGGGCGCGCCACCCAAGGCCTGA
- the kynB gene encoding arylformamidase yields the protein MRSLQPQLRLWDISPPVHEGTPVFPGDTPYQQRWAATISPDCPVNVSEIKLSPHVGAHADAPLHYDAEGQAIGLVDLAPFLGPCRVIHAIAKGPLIEWEHIAHAVDSTLPPRVLVRTYTAMPIGHWDPQLAAYAPATVERLAAMGVKLIGIDTASIDPADSKTLESHQRIRRLDLRVLENLVLDEVPEGDYELIALPLKLVSADASPVRAVLRELPR from the coding sequence ATGCGTTCCCTGCAACCCCAACTCCGCCTCTGGGACATCTCGCCGCCCGTGCATGAAGGCACGCCGGTGTTCCCCGGCGACACGCCCTACCAGCAGCGCTGGGCCGCGACCATATCGCCCGATTGCCCGGTCAACGTCAGCGAGATCAAGCTCTCGCCCCACGTCGGCGCGCATGCCGACGCGCCCCTGCACTACGACGCCGAAGGCCAGGCCATCGGCCTGGTCGACCTCGCGCCCTTCCTCGGCCCGTGCCGGGTGATCCATGCCATTGCCAAGGGGCCGCTGATCGAGTGGGAGCACATCGCGCATGCCGTCGACAGCACCCTGCCTCCGCGCGTGCTGGTGCGCACCTACACCGCCATGCCCATCGGCCACTGGGACCCACAGCTCGCGGCCTACGCGCCCGCCACGGTCGAGCGGCTCGCGGCCATGGGCGTGAAGCTGATCGGCATCGACACCGCCAGCATCGACCCGGCCGACAGCAAGACGCTGGAAAGCCACCAGCGCATCCGCCGCCTCGACCTGCGCGTGCTCGAGAACCTCGTGCTCGACGAGGTGCCCGAGGGCGACTACGAACTCATCGCGCTGCCGCTCAAGCTGGTCAGCGCCGATGCCTCCCCGGTTCGCGCCGTGCTGCGCGAGCTTCCCCGCTGA
- the rpsT gene encoding 30S ribosomal protein S20 — MASAKPKKKNPRLASGRKRVRQDTKLNAANTSLRSKYRTAVKNVEKAVLAGDKTKASELFAKAQSIVDTVADKGIFHKNKAARDKSRLSAKVKALALAPEKAAA, encoded by the coding sequence ATGGCATCCGCCAAGCCCAAGAAAAAGAACCCGCGCCTCGCCTCCGGCCGTAAGCGCGTCCGCCAGGACACCAAGCTCAACGCTGCGAACACGTCGCTGCGCTCCAAATACCGCACCGCCGTGAAGAATGTCGAAAAGGCCGTTCTGGCCGGCGACAAGACCAAGGCGAGCGAACTCTTCGCGAAGGCCCAGAGCATCGTCGACACCGTCGCCGACAAGGGCATCTTCCACAAGAACAAGGCAGCTCGCGACAAGAGCCGCCTGTCGGCGAAGGTCAAGGCCCTCGCCCTCGCGCCTGAAAAGGCAGCCGCCTGA
- a CDS encoding YkgJ family cysteine cluster protein: MSHCQQCGACCASYRVDFSVHELDENGGHVPSGLAVEVNDALCRMRGTDHTPMRCAALTGKIGQAVSCGIYEWRPNPCHELQAGSDACERARARHGLPGLAASPL; this comes from the coding sequence GTGTCCCATTGCCAGCAATGCGGCGCCTGCTGCGCCAGCTACCGCGTCGACTTCAGCGTCCACGAACTCGACGAGAACGGCGGACACGTGCCGTCCGGCCTTGCGGTCGAAGTGAACGACGCCCTCTGCCGGATGCGCGGCACCGACCACACGCCGATGCGCTGCGCGGCGCTCACCGGCAAGATCGGCCAGGCCGTGAGCTGCGGCATCTATGAATGGCGCCCCAACCCCTGCCACGAGCTGCAGGCCGGCAGCGACGCCTGCGAGCGGGCCCGTGCGCGGCATGGGCTGCCCGGCCTGGCGGCATCGCCCCTCTGA